The DNA region CTGCACGGAGACCACGCATCGGTATTTTATCAAATTCCAACCGATGCCAGAGACCTTCCTCTTGTATTCTGGCACGGCTATGGGCAGTCTATGCGCACTTGGCAAAGCACGCCCGATGGTAGGGAAGGCTTTCAGAGTATTTTCTTGAGAAAGGGATTTCCGGTCTATTTATTGGACCAACCCAGAAGAGGACTTGCAGGTAAAAGTCTGGAGCCAAGAAATTTGGAAGCCCGAACAGAAGACCAACTTTGGTTCGGAATTTTTAGAATGGGCGAGGGAACCGAATTTTATAACAACATACAGTTTTCAAAAGAACCGGAAGCTCTTGAGCAATTCTTTCGCCAAAGTACCCCGGATACGGGACCTTTGAATATCAATCTTAATATCAAGGCCGTTTCGGCGCTGTTCAACAAAATAGGTGATGGTATTTTAGTCACCCATTCCCATAGCGGCGGACAAGGGTGGTTTACGGCATTGGAAAATGACAACATCAAAGCTATTGTATCGTATGAGCCCGGCAGCAATTTTGTTTTCCCAGAAGATACTGTTCCAGAGCCAATACCGTACGTAGGCGGTACGTTACGCGCCAGTGGTGTCACTATGGAAGAATTTGAAAAGCTGACCAAAATTCCAATAGTGATTTACTACGGAGATTATATCCCAGAAACCGAAGTTGAAAATCCTGGTCAGGAGCAATGGCGTGCAGCCCTTTCAATGGCACGTAAATGGACAGATGCTGTGAATAATGCTGGAGGTGATGTTACGTTAGTGGTACTGCCGGAAAAAGGTATAAAAGGGAATACGCACTTCCCTATGTCCGATTTAAATAATCAAGAAATAGCCGATTTGATGTACAACTGGCTCATAGAAAAAAAATTAAACTAAAAAATGATAAATATGAAAAAGCTAATCGTTACCGTTCTATTTATGCTACCTATTTGTGTTGTTGCCCAGCATAGCGACTACAAAGTGTCTTCGTACAAAGAAGAAGGCTTCAAGGCCCCGAACACCCATTATATTGGGGAGGCTTGGTTAAACGGTGTACTTCAGGCCGATGATACAACCGACTTTAATATTACCAAAGCGACCTTTAAGGCAAATTCTACTTTAGATTGGCACAAACATTCATCATCCCAGGTTCTTATTTACGTAGATGGCGAAGGCTACTATCAAGAAAGAGGAAAAGAACCTGTGATTCTTAAAGCAGGTGATGTGATTAAATGCGATAAGGATACAGAGCACTGGCATGCTTCTACTAAGGATAGTGATGTGACCTATTTAGCGATTTATGGGGGAGAACAACCTACCACATGGACGGAAGTGGTAACACAAGAATATTATGATAGCGTAGCAGATAAATTGAAAGACTGATTTGCACAGAAATATGAAGTCACTAAGGCCTAAACCTATGATGCGTATTAAAAAGAGCCCAAAAATCACGAACATATTGTTGTTGACGGTGTTAATTATGGGGTTTCAATCCAATGCACAAGAAACAAGATCAAAAGACGATGCTTTATCGGACCAAGAAAAAAGCATTGTTAAAATAGCCAGTCATACTGCACAAGGGAATTTAATACAGCTTAAGGATGTGCTCAATGAAGGATTGAATCATAAGCTTACGGTGAACGAGGCTAAAGAAGTGTTGGTTCATCTCTACGCCTATGCCGGATTTCCAAGAAGTATACGCGGTTTGCAAACACTTTTAGAAGTGCTGGAAGAAAGAGCCGCCAAAGGAATTCAAGATGATTGGGGACCGGAAGCCACACCTATTGATGATTCCAGAACCAAATACGAGCGGGGAAAGACTATCTTGGAAGAGCTTGTTGGCCGCCCTTTGGAAGGAAAACCGGAATACCAAAAGTTCTCTCCCGAAATGGACAGATTTCTTAAAGAGCATTTGTTTGCAGATGTGTTTGAGCGGGATGTGCTCAGTTACAAACAGCGGGAATTGGTGACCATTTCCGTTATTGCCAGTTTAGGAACCTTAGAGCCTATGTTGAGGAGTCATTACAATCTTTCGCTTAATGTAGGTTGGCAGCCTTGGCAATTGAAGAAGTTCACTCAAATAATTGGTATGACGGCCGGGGAAGAAAAAGGGAATTCGGCTGATTCAGTCTTAAGCCAAGTCCTTGAAAAACAAGAATAAGGGCAATACGCTAAAAAACACGCTATGATGCAGAAACGAATATTTTATACGGTTATGGTGACCCTGTTGGTGTTTACGTCATGCACAGAGAAGAAAGCGTCTGTGGCAGAAGACATTTCTATATTTCCTGACGGACGAAAAATCGATAATGACAATTTCACGGGTACCGCTTGGCTCACAATGCTGGCAGAGTCAGATAGCCTAAACGCAATGTATGCGGGAAATGTAAGGTTCGAGCCGGGAACAAGAACCAATTGGCATTCACACCCTACCGGACAGTTACTCATAGCGATTGACGGTGAAGGGTATTACCAAGAAAAGGGGCAAG from Zobellia alginiliquefaciens includes:
- a CDS encoding carboxymuconolactone decarboxylase family protein, whose translation is MKSLRPKPMMRIKKSPKITNILLLTVLIMGFQSNAQETRSKDDALSDQEKSIVKIASHTAQGNLIQLKDVLNEGLNHKLTVNEAKEVLVHLYAYAGFPRSIRGLQTLLEVLEERAAKGIQDDWGPEATPIDDSRTKYERGKTILEELVGRPLEGKPEYQKFSPEMDRFLKEHLFADVFERDVLSYKQRELVTISVIASLGTLEPMLRSHYNLSLNVGWQPWQLKKFTQIIGMTAGEEKGNSADSVLSQVLEKQE
- a CDS encoding alpha/beta hydrolase, which translates into the protein MLDLKYFVAFGVTLLVYGCHEPKEAQTNETSLPTDAITIQRQGTFAIGGAVKESPGTFDPIAHGAFNPTNQSTEGQTLHGDHASVFYQIPTDARDLPLVFWHGYGQSMRTWQSTPDGREGFQSIFLRKGFPVYLLDQPRRGLAGKSLEPRNLEARTEDQLWFGIFRMGEGTEFYNNIQFSKEPEALEQFFRQSTPDTGPLNINLNIKAVSALFNKIGDGILVTHSHSGGQGWFTALENDNIKAIVSYEPGSNFVFPEDTVPEPIPYVGGTLRASGVTMEEFEKLTKIPIVIYYGDYIPETEVENPGQEQWRAALSMARKWTDAVNNAGGDVTLVVLPEKGIKGNTHFPMSDLNNQEIADLMYNWLIEKKLN
- a CDS encoding cupin domain-containing protein, translated to MMQKRIFYTVMVTLLVFTSCTEKKASVAEDISIFPDGRKIDNDNFTGTAWLTMLAESDSLNAMYAGNVRFEPGTRTNWHSHPTGQLLIAIDGEGYYQEKGQAKRILRKGDAVKCPPNTPHWHGASPDSDFSHIAVSSSENGPTQWFEPVSELEYEN
- a CDS encoding cupin domain-containing protein, whose protein sequence is MKKLIVTVLFMLPICVVAQHSDYKVSSYKEEGFKAPNTHYIGEAWLNGVLQADDTTDFNITKATFKANSTLDWHKHSSSQVLIYVDGEGYYQERGKEPVILKAGDVIKCDKDTEHWHASTKDSDVTYLAIYGGEQPTTWTEVVTQEYYDSVADKLKD